In Trichoderma asperellum chromosome 1, complete sequence, a single window of DNA contains:
- a CDS encoding uncharacterized protein (EggNog:ENOG41~BUSCO:EOG092D20HF): protein MAQNSTDELLRRPLYVYDLPPESLGGLTLKPDADAIAAAEATTPPRQTSEASPDGIAGSQTCSLCKLSFVTVLDQRSHIKSDLHHYNLKQKLRGQSLVTEAEFEKLIETLDESLSGSDSEDTEEDEDEGRQESTLTALLKKQARLTEKRNNNDGGDDDEVAGRPGKGKPPLIWFSSPLLPENTYFGIYRAIFSDEEQRQPDLVDVIRKKQLEPIAMPKPAKDGTLPPVAYKGPHFFLCMIGGGHFAAMVVSLAPRSGKAGSTTMNREATVLAHKTFHRYTTRRKQGGSQSANDNAKGKAHSVGSSLRRYNETALVEDIRALLRDWKGLLDTSELLFIRATGTTNRRTLFGPYEGQVLQANDARMRGFPFSTRRATQNELMRSFIELTRLKVREIVPTKAEPKDLDKATQNKASPKPVKPALSEEEETALLHTSQLQAFVRRSKLPALLSYLTKNDLSPDFEFYPPEQNYHTPRVLHYAASQNSAPLVLGLLTRAGANPLHKNADGKTAFELAGDRPTRDAFRVARAELSEAKWDWDSAKVPPAMTKSEADRRDEREKQEADKKESDRRKAEEERLRVEGPKVSDTKAKNKTAGMASIIAKTPQERREEEARGLTPEMKMRLERERRARAAEERIKRLQSGN from the exons ATGGCGCAAAACTCAACAGACGAGCTCTTGCGACGGCCGCTCTATG TCTACGATCTGCCGCCCGAGAGCCTCGGAGGCTTGACGCTCAAGCCAGACGCAGatgccatcgccgctgccgAAGCCACGACGCCTCCCAGACAGACCTCGGAAGCCTCGCCCGATGGTATCGCCGGTTCACAAACGTGTTCTCTGTGCAAGCTGTCCTTTGTTACTGTGCTCGACCAGCGCAGCCACATCAAGTCCGATTTGCACCACTACAACctcaagcagaagctgcGAGGGCAGAGCCTCGTGACGGAAGCCGAATTCGAAAAGCTGATAGAGACCCTGGATGAGTCGCTCTCAGGCTCCGACTCGGAAGATAcggaggaggacgaggacgaaggaCGCCAAGAGTCTACGCTGACGGCGCTGCTCAAGAAGCAGGCAAGATTAACAGAGAAGCGAAATAACAacgatggcggcgatgacgacgaagttGCAGGCCGGCCGGGCAAAGGAAAGCCGCCGCTGATATGGTTCAGCTCGCCTTTGCTTCCAGAGAATACATACTTTGGCATATATCGAGCCATATTCTCCGACGAAGAGCAGAGACAGCCGGATTTGGTGGACGTCATcaggaagaagcagctcgagCCCATAGCGATGCCAAAGCCCGCCAAAGACGGAACTCTGCCGCCCGTCGCATACAAGGGACCACATTTCTTCCTTTGCATGATTGGAGGCGGACACTTTGCTGCCATGGTCGTCTCTCTGGCCCCGCGATCCGGAAAGGCAGGCAGCACGACGATGAACAGGGAGGCCACGGTCCTCGCCCACAAGACCTTTCACAGATACACAACACGACGGAAACAGGGTGGCTCTCAGTCGGCCAATGACAATGCCAAGGGAAAGGCGCACTCTGTCGGCTCCTCATTGCGTCGATATAACGAGACTGCCTTGGTCGAGGATATTCGGGCTCTGCTCCGCGATTGGAAGGGCCTTTTGGACACTTCAGAGCTGCTATTCATTAGAGCAACAGGAACGACAAACAGAAGAACATTGTTTGGCCCGTATGAAGGACAGGTTCTCCAGGCAAACGATGCCAGAATGCGGGGATTCCCCTTTAGCACCAGGAGAGCAACTCAGAATGAGCTTATGCGATCCTTTATTGAGTTGACTCGACTAAAAGTACGCGAGATCGTCCCAACAAAGGCCGAACCGAAAGACTTAGACAAGGCGACACAAAACAAGGCCTCCCCTAAGCCGGTGAAACCAGCCCTGtcagaggaggaagaaacagCACTTCTCCATACGTCACAGCTACAAGCCTTTGTACGGCGGTCCAAGTTACCGGCACTCTTATCATATCTCACAAAGAATGATCTTAGCCCAGACTTTGAATTCTACCCTCCTGAGCAAAACTACCACACTCCACGTGTCCTACACTATGCGGCTTCGCAGAACTCTGCGCCGTTAGTTTTGGGTCTTCTTACACGAGCTGGAGCAAATCCGCTACATAAGAATGCAGATGGGAAAACGGCCTTTGAGCTTGCTGGAGACCGACCTACACGCGATGCCTTTAGAGTAGCACGAGCCGAGCTGAGCGAAGCAAAGTGGGATTGGGACAGTGCCAAAGTGCCGCCAGCCATGACGAAGAGCGAGGCCGATCGTCGCGATGAGCGAGAAAAGCAGGAGGCGGACAAGAAGGAGTCAGATCGGCGGAAggccgaggaggagagaCTTCGCGTTGAAGGTCCAAAGGTCTCAGATACAAAGGCAAAGAACAAGACTGCCGGCATGGCATCTATAATTGCAAAGACACCGCAAGAGCGCagggaagaggaagctaGGGGATTGACGcccgagatgaagatgaggctggagagagagaggagggcgCGTGCGGCGGAAGAGAGGATAAAGAGGTTACAAAGcggtaattaa